From the genome of Solanum lycopersicum chromosome 7, SLM_r2.1:
ACTAAAGATCTTTGAAATGATCTTATTAGCAAAGTTGCTAAGGCTAATAGGTCTGAAGTCTTTTAGTCTGCAGGGGTGATCAGTTTTTGGAAGTAAGGTAAGACAAGCATGAGTCATATATCTAGGTATACTATTaccattataaaaatatttaacaacaGCCAATAGATCATCTTTGATAATATCAAAgcatatttgataaaattttcctCCAAATCCATCAGGTCCAGGTGCTGAATGAGGATTCATACTCATAATGATCCTTCTCAATTCATCTATATCAGGAATTCTATCTAAAACATCATTTTGTTCTGAAGTAATCATAGGTTTCAGACATTGCAATATATcttcattaattttatcattctttCCAGTGAAAATCTCTTGATAATAATCACAAGCCTGTTTAGCAATATCTTCTTCCCCTTTAATCCATTTTCCACTGTCATCCATTAATTTATGAATAGCCATTCTATTTCTTTTACCTCTAATCACAACATGAAAGTATTTGGTATTTGCATCTCCCTCTTGTAACCAATGTAACTGAGTTTTCTACTgaagtattttaaattctagctTCAGATACTTAATATACTTAGCATTAATAGCATTCAGCTTCTCAATGTTTTCATTACTATGATTACATAACATATCCTTTTCAGCACTATTCACCAAATCCTCATATATCTTAACCTTTTCAAATACATCACCATACTCATTTTTTGACCACACTCTCAAAGTCTTAGTTAACCTTTTTAGctttgtatgaaaattccacATAGGATTTCCAATCACTTCCCTTGTCCAACAGTTTTCCACAATGTTTAAGAATGATTCATTCTCAGTccaacaatttaaaaatttgaagtatttAATAGTATTAGAATGAATATCACTTATTTCCATCAATAAAGGACAATGATCAGACCCTACTGAAGGCAGATGAGTAATACTAGAATGAGGCATTTTTTCAATCCAGTTATCATTAGTCATGCCCCTATCCAGTCTTTTCCAAATCCTTGCTCCATCTCTTCTATGATTACACCAAGTATAATCCTGACCATGATAGCCCATATCCACTAAACCACATGCctcaataatactaataaactCCAAACTCTTATTAATGTTATACTCTCTACCTCCCAGCTTTTCATTAGTGGATGTGATAACATTGAAATCTCCTATTATACTCCAAGGGTAACTGGTTTCAGATCTCTTTAACATAACATCCCAAAGTGGTTTCCTTAACTGATCCTTACACTTAGCATATACATAGGTAATAATGAATTTCTCACTGCAATTCACATGCCTCACTTCACAAGTCACCTGTTGCTGGTCACTTTCCAAAATATCACAACTAATCTCATTAGACCAAAAAAGCcagattttgttattaatattactaaaaCTATGATTCATGATCAACTGCATTCTGCAAGAATCTATATGATTTTGATTAGAAAAAGGTTCTAAAATAGCCAGCATAGACAAATTATGAATCTTTCTAAGGTTAATCAATCTCTCTAGAGCACCAAAAGTATTTATGCTCCTCACATTCCAACATAAGAACTTAATCATTAAATCCCTCTACTTCTAGCTCTAGTATTAGGTTTACTTGTactagtatttttattttgttttaaaagttttctgCCTCTAGGAGAAAGCCCTTGTTTGCCAGTTACATCTCTAATTTCATCAGCATTAGAGGATTGAATCAAAGGACCCTTATGAATTTGATCAGAGTTAGTAAATTCCTCTCCTGGTTCAATACCTTCTTCTAAAGATTGAGTTTCCACATCAAACTCATCTTCAGAATCAGGTGCCCTATACTCATCAACATTCTTATCTTGTTGGTGGTCAATAGGTTCATTACCAGTAGTAGTTtgagttttattattatttttattaataatttgatcAGAAATATTAACAGTCTGTTTATCAGGGGGTTCTTTCTCCACATAACTAGTAGTCCCCTGTTCAAcaactttattttttcctttatcatAATTAGCATGCTGAGAACTAATAGCCACCTGACATCTTCCAACCTCACCTCCATCAGCTACACCAACATTATCTCTATAAGGGATTGCAGGGGAGTGGAGCATTGATACAATACCTGCTGTATTTTGATTGTCAAGTTGGTAATCAGCCTGATGATCTTTAATTACTTGAGTTTCCACTCTTGACtgcttatttcttttttccttctgTATATGAGTTCCTTCAGTGTATCCATGACTTTGATTATGCTGATAGACATTGTATTGATCCCTTCCATCTCCAGCAGGTGTATGATCCTGTGATTCTAGATCAATGTATGTGTTTTTAGTAGGAATAGTTATCATACCTGTTTGAGACTGTTGTTGATGAGATACAGTCCTGTCATGGTTGAATCTAACTTGTTGATTGTTGTTCCTTCTCTTTTGTGTTTGCCATTCTTCTTGAATCCCTTGTTGCTGATCTTCAACACCTTGTTGTTGTATTTGATGATAGTCTATCTCAGTTCTACCAATGTCCAAATTCTGAGTATTCTGTAAATCTGCAGAAACATGTTGAACATtgtcttttctatttttgtttttttctaagtcttttctttttttatttcccTCATCCCTCTGTTTAACTATACAATCAGACTCCTTATGGCCTTGATGTTTGcagtaaaaacaataattagGAATGCTATCATATTCTATCTTTTGCCACCTTCCATCAGTAATTTCTTCACCTATGTATCCCATCCAAATGTGTGGGGTCTGTCCTTGGTTAAATCAACCTGTACCTTAACTCTAGCTTGACTACCTCTAGTTTTGTTAATGGAGGCTGAATCAAGATACAAAACTCTACCTATAGGTGAGAGTAAGCTAGTAATAAACTGTTTATTGTAGCAATGCCATGGCAATTCAGGCAAGGAGATCCAGATTGGAACCAAAGGAGTTTCTTCCTCAGGTGTAAAATTTGGAGTCCATGCCTGAATTCTCATTACTTGCCCTGCAATTGTCATTCTTTGTTTAGTCCATACCATGTTGTAGTCTAATTCATTATCAAGATCTATATAAACATGTCTAGAATTAAAATGGGCTATTTTAACACCCCCAGACAATTGTGTTTGGagaataaaattttttcttattaattcaATTCTAGGCATTGTATAGATGAACTTTCCTATTAAGGTGAATTTACAAGTAGAGGCCAGATCTTTAACTACTTCCTCTTTGACATATAAAACTGCAGGTAAGCCTTGTTTAGTAGTAATTTCAGGGTCTGTTAGCTTAATGTTTTCCCCTCGTTTGGATTGATTATATCTAAGTCTATCTGCATAAGTTTGTATAACTGTATAGGGAGCAGGTTCAGGTATATGATCTTTCTTAGGAAAATTGTTAGTTCCTGAAGGAGGATCCTGTTTCTCATTCCCAATTCTAGGTAAATTTCTATCAAAGTTACTAGTCAATTTAGGAAAGTTATGTTGATAATCTAGATTTCTAACAGAAACAGTGTTAGTTCTATCAGTAACATTCACCAATTCATCATTCTTGGGATTAAATTGGGTAGAGACGATATTACCTTGAACATTATGACCACTAGTAGGAATTTCAGATGAGAGAATACCAGATTGACGATTTTGAGAAGTGTATGCTGCCTCCTTAGGAGCAAGAACTCGATTAGACCTtggattttgttgtttattCTCCTTGTCCGTGTTAGAATTGGAATTTCTTTGTTGATCAATCTCCTTTTCCTTGGTAAAATTAGGATTTCTTTGCTGATTTTGAACAGATCGATTAACTTATGGATTTTGACCATCGCGATTTCTCCCTTGCGATACGATCTTCTCAACTTCCTGTTGCGCATCATCTTTTGTTCCATCAATCTGTTGAGAATGTGATTCGCAACCTAAAGATGATTCCCCAATTCGAGTTTCTTGTCTAGAATCAAGGTTTTGACCCCCTCCTTCCAAACCTTGTTGAATCTGGGTATCACCTTGAGATAGTTCCCTCGAAATCAATTGTTGTCGAGAAACTTCCAATCGGCTAATATCAGCTCTCGATTTCGCTAACTCCAACGCTTGTAATTTTGCCGCCTCTATCGCATGCAATTTTGCCGCCTCCATCACTCGCGATTTCGCTTCCTCTATCGCCAACAACTCGACCATTTCCAAATTCGACTGATCCTCCATCCTTAGTATTTCCCCCGTCGTGCCAGTAGTATTTAACCGTATTTCGACTTGTCGACGTAATTCATCCATGTCCGCCTCTACAGTTGCGACTTGGATCGCTTCTTCCCTCAAGTACGAAGAGGAGGACGATGTTCCTTCCGTCAAATCGATATTTGTGGCCTGTACATTAACATTTTCAACCCCTATCGATTGATCTGGGGGTCGAAATCTTCCATCAGTTGGATTTCCATCCATTTCGACACACTTGCTAATCAATTATGACGATCAGCAACAAAGAACACGAACGATCCTTGAAAattttctagagagagaaaattttctagagagagaaaatttttagagagagaaaaaatctgaaaaatgaaaaagcgatggggttttggggtttagggtttagggtttagggtttagggtttagggtttagggtttagggtttagggtttagggtttagggtttagggtttagggtttagggtttagggtttagggtttagggtttagggtttagggtttagggtttagggtttagggttttttttttttaatagaacgACCCTTGTATTGGGTCAGGGGCTTagcaacacccccaggccttagcattcataaaatcaaaatagTACATGAAGGGGGACATAAACCTTACCTTCTAAATCTTGTAGGTGAAATTGATTTATCATctaagataattcaattttacCTAATACAATGAGGTGCACTTCTATAGAAATATAATACCTAGAGAGGACTCCTCTCTTAATACATTTTCTAGGAAAGCATAAactagggagactctccctttacaatATAAAATGAACAAGTTCAAACCTATTCCAATGACTAACTTGTAGTTACATCATAAGAATGATTGCCAATTGTCTCATGAAAATCAGTAGCTTACCAAGTACAGCCTTCAACTTTAAGGAGGATATTtgattcttttgatttttcttcttctaaaattGTATATTCCCATTTTCTCTACTATATAACTTCCTCGAATTGTCCCTTTAAGCTGTTGAGAAACATAAAAGTGTTGTGGAATTTCCAAAGAGTGACTGAATTTGGCTAACAGATCTGTTGTAGTATTTGGAAATTGGAAATGTTTCATTTTATTGACTATCTGCAGAATATCTTGCACCAATTGTTGATATCTCCAAGGTATGTTGCTCATCTTGTCGATCCATTTGTATACCAGCTCTGAATCTATTTCCAAGACAATATATTTATATCCATGTTGCTCACACCAATCCATCCCATACTGAACAGCCTTTAACTCTGCAAAATTGTTAGTTCCAATTCcaaatgataatgaaaatgCATAAATAAGATTACCTTGGTGATCCCTTAAAATACCTCCACCACCAGTTTTGCCTGAATTATGCAATGCACTTCCATCTGTATTGAGTTTATACTTACCTTCAGTTGGTGTTTTCCATTGTAACATTGTAACTTTATATTGTTGTTTACATTGAACTATCAGATTCATCAAGCTATCCCAATTGTTTTGCCATGGTATATTGGGGTGTACATTTTTAATAACTTGCATACTATCCTTAAAGATACCATATTGCACTCTTTGAATACTTGACTGTTTGCCTCCATACTTCACAGCACACCTGTTTTTCCAAAGATGCCAACAAATAAAGTTAGGTAATATATGTATTAGTAATTTATATACCTCATTATGGCCCTGCAGATTGCCCCATTGTATTAGTTGATTTCTTAAGCTTATGTTGGTGTGTATAACACCAAATCTTGATGCATGATACTTCCAAATATGCTTAGCAAAATTGCCTGAAATCAATATATGGCTAATGTCATCTCTTCCTTTCTGATAGCAACAGCAACATTCCTCTTCAGTTCTTCCAAATTTCAGTAAGCTCTCATTTGTAGGTAGTTTATTTCTCAAAgctctccaaataaagaagTTCACTTTGAAAGGAATTTGTTTATGCCAAATCATCTTATTAACAGGATCAACCATTCTTTTTTTCCTGATAATCTCCCAAGCTGATCTGATGGTAAATTTTCCATGTTCCTCAGGCATCCAAACTGCTGTGTCTGTAATCCCTTCttgaaaatgaataattttttgtagAATATTAGGTACTAACTCAGGTGGTACATTTTGTCTAACCTTCCCTTCATTCCAGACCCCATTTGTCAAAAACTCTGacacttttttattattcaaacttGAAATAAGACTATGATTGGCCATGGCCCCTTCACCTGACCAGTTATCCCACCAGAATGTACAATCTCCAGAATTTATATTCCATCTAATATGTTTTTCTACCTCAGCTTTGTTTTTTGTTAAATTCTTCCATATTATAGAGTCACCAGTGTTGTATTTCTTAGCTACAACATTAGCTCTTTGGCAGTATTTAGCCCTTAAGAATTGACTCCACAATGACTTCTTGGTTCTAAACTCCCACCAATGTTTGTATTGAAAGGCTTTACAAATATCATCTAACATTCTTATCCCAATCCCTCCTTCATTCTTTGGATAAGATAAGGTATCCCAGGAAGCCCAGTGATACTTTTTACCATCTTTATCAACTCCCCAAAAGAAGTCAGCCATCactcttttaatattatttatagtattCTTTGGAGGAGACATAGCAGCTAGAGTATGAATAGGTATAGCTTGCAATACATGGTTCACTAGTGTTGTTTTGCCtccaaaatttaagatttttgatTGCCAACCTGAAACTCTTTTTATCACTTTAGCCACCACTTCTGAGAAGTAAATAATTCTTTGTCCACCTATGTATAAAGGACATCCCAGATAATTTATAGGACTGTTTTTCCTGGTAAAGCCTGTaaccattttaatattttcaattatttcttgGCTAGTCTTATCAGTGACCATAAAGAAACTTTTATCCTTGTTTACCATCTGATCAGACACCCTTTCATAATCCTCAATAACTTTCATAATAAGCTGTAAAGATGTACAATCTGTGGAGGTAAATATAATGATGTCATCTGCAAAACTCAAATGGTTAATTTGAGGCCCTTTTCTTTCCATATTGAAGCCTCTATATAGGTGATTAGCTTGTAAATGATTAAGCTTTCTAGAAAGAAATTCAGCCCCAATAATAAAAAGGCCTGGAGATAGGGGATCCCCTTGTTTAAGACCCCTAGTTGACTGAAAGAACCCATGTCTTTTACCATTAATCACTACAGAATACTAGTTATTGCTCATAATTCTCCAAGCTCTATCTATGAACAGCTCACTAAATcccatttttcttaaaataatacaaGTATATGCCCATGAAACCCTGTCATATGCTTTAACCATATCTAACTTAATAACTACATTCTTGCCCTCTTTAGGAAGTTTAATACCATGCATAATTTCTTGAGCTAGCATGATATTTTCAGAAATGCTTCTTCCTTTCACAAATCCAGATTGATTATCTGAAACAATGTTAGGGAGAATAGAAGCCAGTCTAGTACTAAGGATCTTGGATATGATTTTATTGGTAAAGTTACTAAGGCTGACAAGTCTATAATCCTTCAGCTTATTGGGATGGTTGATTTTAGGAAGCAAAACTAGACAGGCATGAGTCATATATCTAGGTAATACCTTCCCACTAAAAAAAGACTTTACTGCAGCCATCAGATCTTCTTGAATTATATCAAAACATACTTGAAAGAATTTTCCTCCAATTCCATCAGGTCCTGGAGCAGAGTTAGGATTCATACTCATAATAATGGTTTTCAGTTCCTCCATATCAGGCATTTTATCTAACCTAGAGTTCTGTTCTAAGGTTATCAGTTCAGGAATACACTGCAACATGTCCTCATTAATCTTTTCATTGTTCCCTGTAaatatgttttgaaaataatcacAAGCTTCCTTAGCCACCTTATCTTCACCTTGAATCCATACTCCACTATCATCCATAATTTTGTGAATAaacattttgtttcttctccCTCTAATCACAGCATGAAAGAATTTAGAATTTGCATCACCTTCCTTTAACCACTGTAACTGGGATTTCTGTTTAAGGATAGCATGTTCCATTTTCAAGTACTTTACATATTGAGCATTGGCTATACTTAacttctctctattttctatattattttcattaaccaTATCTTCTTCAGCACTCTTAACAGCCTCCTCATACTGTTTCATTTTTCCAAATACATCCCCATATTCCTTGTTAGACCAGCATCTTAGTGTTTTTGTTAACCTTTTCAATTTTGTGTGTAAAATCCACATAGGCTCTCCCTTGACCTGTCTTTTCCAACATTTCTCTACAGTTGGTAAAAAAGTTTCATTCATAGTCCAGTAATCTAGAAgcctaaaatatttaataatcttAGATTGTTTATCACTCATCTCCAATAATAAAGGACTGTGATCAAAACCTACTGAAGCCAAATGAGTTATATTACTTTGGGGCATTTTATCTAACCACTTGTCATTCACCATACCCCTATCTAATCTTTTCCATACTCTATCCCCATTTTTCCTGTGATTACACCATGTATAATCCTGACCATTGTACCCCATATCCATCAATCCACaagcctctataatactaataaattcCAGActtttgttaatattatattcttTACCCCCTCTCTTTTCCTGAGTATCAgctattacattgaaatcaCCAATAGTACACCAAGGAAGACCAGTGTTAGACCATTTCAACATGCTTTCCCAAAGAGGTCTCCTTAAAAAGTCTTTACATTTAGCATAAACATAAGTATTAAGAAACTTTTCACTGCACTCCTCATGTATAATTTCACAGGTTATCTGCTGTTGATCACTTTCCAAAATATTACATTTCACTTCCTTAGACCAAAACAACCAgattttgttattagaattaCTATGAGCATAATGCATCATTAACTGCATTCTATAAGATTCTAACAGTGAAACATTAGCAAAAGGCTCCAGTATAACAATTATGGACAGATTATGAATCTTTTTTAAGTTGATTAATCTTTCAATAGAACCAAAAGTCCTAATGCTTCTAGCATTCCAACAAATTATCTTAATCATCATAATCCTCTACTTCTAGCTCTAGTATTAGGTTTTCTAATACTagtattttggttatttttcaacaatttcctGCCTCTTGGAGAAAGACCTTGTTTGCCAGTGACTTCTCTAATATCATCCACATTAGAGGTGTGTAACAAATGGCTTGTTTGAATTTGAGAAGCTGtttcaataatttcaatagGTGTTCTCCCTTCCCCTAAGGATTGAGTGTCTTCATCAATCTCATCCTCAGAGTCAGGTTCCTTATATTCATCATTATCACTTCTTTGTTGATTAGTAGGATCCTTAGCAATGTTAGAAGAACTAGcattatttgtattaataacCTGCTGTTTATCAGGAACTTTAGGTTTATCAGGAGGTACATTACTAATATTAGTCAAATACCCCCCTTGATCATCCATTTTGCCTTTACCTTTATCAATTCTAGTctgatttatattatttttcccCTGACCACATCCAGCCTCACCTCCAACAGCTACACCAACATAATTATCAACAGTATGCATTAGAGTATTGGATGGGGGCATTGTGTCCATACCTGAATTATTTATATTCCTTTGCTGATTTCCAGTCTGAGTAGTTCTTGTTAATTGTAGGTCCATCCTTTGCTGATTATTGTTATGGACTTCCTGTTCTGTGGATGCTGTATTGTAATCTTGTCTTTGTGATTGTTTATTTACTCTATTTATATTCTGAGTTCTCATCTCATTTATTTTTGCTGATTGTTCCTCCACTTCAGTTTCCAATGTATTGAATTCCTGCACTTCTAAATCAATATAAGTGTTTTGTATAGGAATAGAAACAATACCTGTCTGCATCTGAGGATGTTGAACTACTGATCTATCAGTAAATCTGACTTGTTGAGTAGTATGTCTTCTTCTTTGGGTTTGCCATTCAGCAGGTGTCATTTGTTGTTGTGTTTCTTGAACCTGTTGTCCTGATTGATTGTAATCCAGCTCTCTTCTACCAACATCCATACTTTTCTCTAAATGTTTTTCAGTACTAACATTTTGACCATTATCCTTACCAGCCCTGTTTTTCTCcatctcctttctttttttattctcttCATCCCTTTGTTTAATTATACAAGAAACTTCCTTATGCCCTTGGTGTTTACAGTAAAAACAGTAGTCTGGGATATTATCATAGTCAATCTTTTGCCATCTTCCATCAGTAATGTCTTCTCCCATATATCCCATCCAAATATGTGAAGGCCTTTCTTTTGTTAAGTCTACTTGAACTTTGACCCTAGCCTGACTTCCTCTAGTCTTGTTAATAGAGGCAGAATCTAGATATAACACTCTACCAATTGGTGAAAGAAGACTAGTAATAAACTCTTTGTTATAGCAATGCCATGGTAACTCAGGTAATGATATCCAAATGGGCACAAGAGGTGTTTCTTCATCAGGCTTGAATGTGGGGGTCCATGCCTGTATTCTCATGACTTGACCAGCTATATTCATTCTTTGTTTC
Proteins encoded in this window:
- the LOC138337572 gene encoding uncharacterized protein, translating into MDGNPTDGRFRPPDQSIGVENVNVQATNIDLTEGTSSSSSYLREEAIQVATVEADMDELRRQVEIRLNTTGTTGEILRMEDQSNLEMVELLAIEEAKSRVMEAAKLHAIEAAKLQALELAKSRADISRLEVSRQQLISRELSQGDTQIQQGLEGGGQNLDSRQETRIGESSLGCESHSQQIDGTKDDAQQEVEKIQRNPNFTKEKEIDQQRNSNSNTDKENKQQNPRSNRVLAPKEAAYTSQNRQSGILSSEIPTSGHNVQGNIVSTQFNPKNDELVNVTDRTNTVSVRNLDYQHNFPKLTSNFDRNLPRIGNEKQDPPSGTNNFPKKDHIPEPAPYTVIQTYADRLRYNQSKRGENIKLTDPEITTKQGLPAVLYVKEEVVKDLASTYLQNTQNLDIGRTEIDYHQIQQQGVEDQQQGIQEEWQTQKRRNNNQQVRFNHDRTVSHQQQSQTGMITIPTKNTYIDLESQDHTPAGDGRDQYNVYQHNQSHGYTEGTHIQKEKRNKQSRVETQVIKDHQADYQLDNQNTAGIVSMLHSPAIPYRDNVGVADGGEVGRCQVAISSQHANYDKGKNKVVEQGTTSYVEKEPPDKQTVNISDQIINKNNNKTQTTTGNEPIDHQQDKNVDEYRAPDSEDEFDVETQSLEEGIEPGEEFTNSDQIHKGPLIQSSNADEIRDVTGKQGLSPRGRKLLKQNKNTSTSKPNTRARSRGI